The DNA sequence CTTCGCTTCCAATTGAGCAAGGGTCAATGccattttgttatatatatattgttaataCAACTAATATTGGGTGCAGCAACTACATATCTTATCTAttactcattatttttcaatagaataccGAAAttgcatatataatattaatgcttaaattaattcttaaaaagtTACATGCGAGTCAATTATTTACTTTCTGAAATACtcagtattttaatttattctgtaaaaaaatatcaataagattcaaattaattattttaatttattacgtTTTACTAATATACCACAATTAAATACTATGTACGTGACAAATTAACATGTCAGCACAAAAAATTGACGAAAGAATCAAGTTCattcatattaatatttttaaaaataaatttaaaaatttaaaaactaaattgatttatatataattatagaccattttaaatattaactccACACATTCAATTTTGCGCCTAAGAATTAAAACACATAATAATAAGccttaaaattaaagaaaagaaactaTGGAAACAAAAAACATTATCTCAAATTCTGAAAGAAAAAGGGGTGTGGGGGATAGAATTAAGTGACATAAGCTAATATGATATATCCGACAGTGGCACGCACCTATGAATATGAATGACCTAtcgtttaaaaaaagaaaaaaagaggttataaaagttgaaAAAGTTAAAGTAGCTTTAATTTATCCAATTTATAGAGTTGTCCTCCATCTTGTTCAATATAATGTTCATGGCGTGCTTAATCTCTAGAAGTCTATGGGAAGCCCCCAAAATTGAtatagtactttttttttttattaggagGGAGACTTAAatgcttaatttatttttagGTAAGTACGAAGAGATTGTGTTATTTGAATTATAGCTTGTTGACAAATGACATGGATATAGTcgtactttattttattaaaattttgcgaaaaaaattaatgtaattcaTTAATAATTAGTTACATGAACAAGTAGAAAATATTACGAAGACTGGCTAGGGTGCTTAGCTTGATGATAGTTGAATTATACTTTGGAATTTGGATAATTGCAAGTTGCTATAAATtacaaatataaattgaagtagATCCATTATTTGATTGTAACACACTTTATctttaaattaattaaagatgAGTTTCACACTGATAGtcataaaaattgaataaaaacatTCCTAGgcttttattatttacttttcacagatgtttatcatcatcatcatctcatcCGCAAACATCATTTTCTTGTACACGTAGACAAACATATGAAAAGAATATAAGGCTAGCCCAcacctttctcttcttttctcaatATATTTAAGAGGACCCCAATTAGTTTATCTTAATTACTACCCGACAACTTTAGTTTAGTTAACCCCACAACTAAAGTAAAATTGTCCCCATGCCATAATAATCAAAACTTTCCCACACCAACTCTTTAGTCTTTTAACAGTTTAACATATTCATATCTATATCTAAATACAAAAAGTAAATACTCCCCTACACATGTCTTTATATAACGTAACTAgttgaaaattattaaataatttaataaatttaattaaattataatttaattattttttacaattaattttACATGTAGTTTtactagaaaattaattaaaaataaaatcaattttaattaattaattaaaaaataggtttgttaaaaaaaataactctcattattcttttctaaatttttaaatttttttatgtaaaaataaatgTGAGTGAATTTTCATGTAAAAAAAGAGAGATACCCTTCATGATTTGTTTTCACAACGGAACCTCCACAGCAATTAACAAACTATTTCCACCAATTCACACGTGCAAACCCTGTAATTATTCAAGTTTGATTTCGTCCACCGTGTTACCGTATTCCCACTATATAAACAAAcacaccaaatccctttttcccTCCCACCAAAACCCCAAATACAAGAATTTGCAAAACCAAaccaaatttatttaaattaaattaaagatggGAAACACAATAGGAATAAGGAGTAAGAAGGCGAAGGTTATGAAGATAGATGGCGAGACTTTTAAGTTGAAAACACCGGCAGTAGCAAACGACGTCGTAAAGGACTACCCAGGTCACGTTCTTCTTGATTCCCAAGCCGTTAAGCACTTCGGCCTACGTGCCAAGCCTCTTGACCCCGACCAGTCGTTAAAGCCCAAGAAGATCTACTTCTTGGTTGAATTACCCAAGGTTAAGCCCGAAGTAGAGTCCGACGGGCTTCCTAGACGGGTACGCTCGAGTGGCGTGCGTGGCATCAACGCAAAAGAAAGGCTTGAGCTTCTTGCGCTCTCCAAACGCTCCGCTTCGGATCTCACGCTCGTGAGACCTGAAGCGGGGATCAATGGTGGGCCCACTAGGGTCCGGATGCGGTTGCCCAAGGCCCAACTTGAGAAGTTGATTGAGGAGAGTAACAACGACGGTGCTGAGGTGGCAGAGAAGATCATGAATATGTATATGGCCGGTGCCGCCGCAGAGGACGGTGGTGTGAAGGTGGCACAACatcaacataataataataacaagccACGCGGGGTAtgtattcttttctttatttaatttttagggTAACGTTAATATGAATTTTAACAATGATGGTGACACTAATTGGATGAAAATGAAACTATAGATCATATAATATACGCATATAATTTTAGATTATACATTTAAACGGTGAATATATTTGTGAGATTATTTTTAACAGATCTAGAGATGATAAGAAAATTAGGTTAATTACACTCATTTTATAAGaggttaaataaaaatatgttgtCCATGATACTGCCTAAATATAGTTtatcgaaaaattaatattatCATTAATTATTAGGTCATGTCTTACTACATAAGATTTTTCTAATATAGTAATAATCAAAGTCAAACACTATAATATGAATATCTGAAGTACCATTCATCGCCCCatgaaaaacttttcaaaatattCATTCATGAATCCATACTAAATTCATTCTCacgtaaatgaaaaaaaaaaaaaaaaaaagaaggaagaatattcataaatcataatttaataaaataatattggaTAATATTGATATTGATAATCACACATTCTGGAATCTTTGAAAATCATTTGAATTTGCGCGTTATCTGTTTGGcactttttcttttgaaaatcatgagcGTTAATTTAGGCGCTGCTTGATGCTGATGTGACATTTGGGAATGCCATGTGCTTGCTTAGATACCATCCTTTTCTTGCTGCTGAATTTATGTGCTTTGATTTTCTCTCTGTTTCTATGTTTATTAACATAATCTatatctaattataataataaataaattaatgaataaaataattcatcaaTATTTTGAAGTAAAGCGGGATTAATTAACCTTGCTGATGGTAACGTGAAAGGAAAACagaattattactaatatttttagatTATTAGATTTTTTGTTTTGACTATTGTgtgcatttttctttttaaataatgaaAGATGTTTATCGCTTAGTGTGAAGAAGGGATGAAATTTCCTAGCGCAAACAAATGTGAATTAGTTGAGATTCCATTCGATTGGAAGGGTTtcaaatggtttttttttttttttcaatttaaactaaagaGAAATTAATAATGTGTTTCTCCTATCATctgttttttatatataaattgcaATAGatacatattatttattaaatataaggtaaattgcattgaaaatacCTTATTTAATACgttttaaaaagtaaataaatcaaatttaaaaggaAAACTTGAATAAAAACAAATGTGTGTGATTTACATGCAAATATATagattctatttcttcttttaaattttttgcgctttattcattttttaaaaatgtgtTAAATAAGGTATCTGTAATATGAGTCAATAaattatagctcaaatgacataatctccccatattcaattaaaaaaaaatatttctatctttttgataaaaaaaatatttcttcaatacgatttattttatatctagtaAAAAGCAAGTATCAATTACGATTTACCTATAAGTCTATAACAAACAGGACATTTATGTAAACAATTTTGTGATAAGAAAAACAAACTCTTGAAATTGATATATCATTAAAAAAACGGTGAGTTATGAGAAATGGTTGGTAGGTTGTGTACTTTGGTGTAcacattttttaaattcttaattaggtgAATTAGGAGGTTTCTTAAATTGTTAACGCCTCGCCCTAAAATGGAAAAGATGTTTAAAACATTAATTTAAGAATGACCGAAATGGAAGTCAATTGATAGATCTCATTAATTTTAGGTTGAACCATATCATATCCTTGCTTATTTTCTGcccaaaaaatataattaataaaccaAGGTTGATCAATAACCATTATGACATCTTACATGTTTGGTGTCCAATTATTATATCTTTTTGTTATATATGGTGTCTACTTGGATATGTATAAAGCAAAATATTGGCTTATGTGTACCACATGACATTAGGGCAATGATTCCATTTTATTTGATAAATTTATGTGAATGCATTTGATTTAATTTGGAGAACAA is a window from the Arachis hypogaea cultivar Tifrunner chromosome 17, arahy.Tifrunner.gnm2.J5K5, whole genome shotgun sequence genome containing:
- the LOC112766450 gene encoding uncharacterized protein At1g66480, producing MGNTIGIRSKKAKVMKIDGETFKLKTPAVANDVVKDYPGHVLLDSQAVKHFGLRAKPLDPDQSLKPKKIYFLVELPKVKPEVESDGLPRRVRSSGVRGINAKERLELLALSKRSASDLTLVRPEAGINGGPTRVRMRLPKAQLEKLIEESNNDGAEVAEKIMNMYMAGAAAEDGGVKVAQHQHNNNNKPRGKRVSFSPIQNEEIINGEETTLQ